The Streptomyces sp. NBC_00435 nucleotide sequence CAGCGCCGCGAGGGGGTCGGGGTCGTGCAGGGCCGCGGCGCGCAGGGTGTAGCGGGTCAATGAGGTGACCGCGGCGGCCTGGGGGCCCTTGCCGCACACGTCGCCGAGGAAGAAGCCGAAGCGTCCGCTGCCGATCGGGAACACGTCGTAGAAGTCGCCGCCGAGCCGGTCCGGGGAGGCGGTGCGGTAGTGGGCGGCCGTTTCCATGCCGGGGATCGGCGGGAGGGTGTCGGGCAGCAGCGATGCCTGGAGTACGGCGAGGGCGTCCTGCAGGCGGGCCCGGTCGGCTTCGGCCTCTCGGTGCGCCTGCTCGGCCGCCTTCCGGGCGCGCAGGAGTTCCTCCTCGTAGGCACGGCGGTCGCGGGCGTCGAAGACGGTGGTGCGGATCAGCAGCGGGTCACCGGAATCACCGCGCTTGACCACGGAGGAGACCAGGACCGGCAGCCGGGTTCCGTCGGCCCGCTTGATCTCCAGGGCGATGCCGCCGATCTCTCCCTGCATCCGCAGCAGCGGTGCGAAGTGCGTCTCGTGGTAGAGCCTGCCGCCGACGGTCAGCAGGTCGGTGAACCGCATCCGGCCCACCACCGCGCTCCGGTCGAGGCCGGTCCACTCCAGCAGCGTGCCGTTGATCTTCGCGATGGTGCCGTCCATCAGCGTGGACAGGTACCCGCACGGCGCGTTCTCGTAGAGTTCCTCGGCGCTGTCCTCCAGGAGCGCGGCGAACGCCGCGTCCGATGCTTCCTCGTTGCCGGGGCCGTTCGCCCCGGGAAGCTGCCCGGTGCGGCACATCACCGCAGGCCGGCCAGGAAACGGGTGATCGCTTCGTTGGTGACCTCGGGCGCGGACAGGTGCGGGCAGTGCCCCGTCGCGTCGAGCGTGATCAGCTCGGAGCCCGGGATCGCCCGGTGGACGAAGTCACCGACCTCGCGGGGCGCGATGACGTCCTGGACGCACTCCAGCACCAGCGTCGGCACGCTCACGCTCTTCAGGTCGTCCCTCGAATCCGACAGGAAGGTCGCCCGGGCGAAGACGCGCGCCATGTCCGGGTCGGTGGCACAGAAGCTGTTCGTCAGCTCCTCCCCCAGTTCGGGCCGGTCCCCGTTCCCCATGATCACCGGCGCCATCGCCGCCGACCAGCCCAGGTAGTTCGATTCCAGGGAGTCCAGCAGCTCGTCGATGTCCCCCGCGCTGAACCCGCCCCGGTAGTTCCCGTCGTCGATGTACCGCGGAGAGGGCGCGACCATGACGAGGGCCCCGATCCGCTCCGGGGCCAGGCCGGTGGCCAGTACCCCGATCATCGCACTGACCGAATGCCCGACGAACGCCGCATCGCGCAGGTCGAGTGCTTCGCACACCTCCACCACGTCCCTGGCGTAGCCCGCCAAGGAGCTGTACCGGTCCTCCGAGAAAGCGGACAGGTCGGAGCGGCCCGCACCCACGTAGTCGAACAGCACCACGCGGTAGTCGTCGATCAGGGCGGGCACGGTCAGCCGCCACATGTTCTGATCACAGCCGAACCCGTGCGCCAGGACCACCGTCGGACCCTGGGGGTTACCGGTGACGGTGACATTGTTCCTGCGATCGATATCCATGCCGGCAGTCTTGCAGGCGCCGTCTGCCAAAGGCCCCGGCCGGCCCCGGCCCTCCCGGGGCCGGGCCGTCGGAGCGCCGGCCGCGTGATGGCGGGGGGGGGTGCCACCACGCGGCTCGGGCCCGCTCGGGACCCCGCGCCGCTCACCGCCGCGGGCTCCCTGTCCCGCTTGTGGCCGGGATCTGACCGTTCAAACGGGGCAGTACCAAGATTGTTCGAAGGCCGGCACCGACACCCCGCCTCAGTCCGCGGCCCGTGCGGCGGCGGTGATCTCCGCGCAGCGGGTGGCCACGGCGCCGAGCGTGCCTTGCGTACGCAGCAGTCCGCGCTGGACGCGCGCACCGTTGCCGTGCTCCAGCAGACGGGCGATGCCCTCACGCACGAGTTCGTCGTCGCCCTGGTCGGCCAGGGCTTCGCGGACGTGGGCGTGGAGCGCCTCGACGGCCCTCGCCGGCGACGTCTCGCGCATCGTCACGGGATTGACGAGCGGGCCGTCCAGCCCCGAGCGGCCGGCGCGCCAGGCCGCCAGCCGCAACAGGCCCGTACCGATCCTGGCCGGCGGCTGCCCGTCCCGCCACGCACGGGCGGCTGTCTCGACCAGGCCGCGCACCAGGGCCGCCAGGAGGACCGGGGTCGACACCTCGAGGCAGACGTCCGCGACCCTGACCTCCACCGTCGGATAGGTGGCGGACAGCCGGGCGTCGAAGTACACCATCCCCTTGTCGCGCAGCACGCCGGTCTCGAGCATGGCCCGCACCTGCTCGTGGTACCGGTCGGCGGACCCGAAGAGGTCCGTGGGCCCGGCCGACGGCAGCCGGTTCCACACCCGACTGCGGTAGCTGCCGTACCCGCTGTCCTCGCCCTGCCAGAACGGCGAGTTCGCGCTCATCGCGGTCAGTACGGGCAGCCACGGACGGATCCGGTCCAGGACGGCGACGCCCTCCTCGTCCGACTCCACGGACACGTGGACGTGGCAGCCGCAGGTCAGCTGTTCCTGCGCGGTCAGGCCGAACTGTTCGCCGACCCACTCGTACCGCTTGCCCGTGTTCAAGGAGGGCCGGACCGGCAGCGGGGAGGTGCCGAGGGCCGCGACCAGCGCCCCCGCCGACTCGGCGTGCCGGGCGGCCTCCGCCCGCTGGCGGATGATCTCCTCGAGCAGCTGGCCCATCTCCGTGACCGGTCTCGTGGCGAACTCCAGCTGCTCCTTCTGCAGTTCCTTCTCGAAGGTGTGCCCCTGCGGCTCGCCGCCCCCCGGCCGCTGTCCGGCGGACCGGTCCGCGGCCGCCAGCACGGCCCCCGACAGGGCCAGCGGCTCACCGCTGCGGGCGTCCACCAGCAACAGCTCTTCTTCCACTCCTACGCTTCGCATGCCGCCGCCCATCGCTCCGCCGTTCGCGTCGCCCCGCACCTGCCCTGCCCGACCCCGACCATGCGGGCGCCGGGCAGGGCGGTCGGCGGACGGACGGCGGCCCGCGGGGGTTGAAGCGCCGGGTGCGGGGCAGGCGGGCCGTCGGCGGGTGCGGGGAACCCCACCACCGACCCGGCACCACCGGCGTCCGCCGCGGTCCCGGACCCCTGACGGTCCGGGACCGCGGT carries:
- a CDS encoding PP2C family protein-serine/threonine phosphatase, which produces MCRTGQLPGANGPGNEEASDAAFAALLEDSAEELYENAPCGYLSTLMDGTIAKINGTLLEWTGLDRSAVVGRMRFTDLLTVGGRLYHETHFAPLLRMQGEIGGIALEIKRADGTRLPVLVSSVVKRGDSGDPLLIRTTVFDARDRRAYEEELLRARKAAEQAHREAEADRARLQDALAVLQASLLPDTLPPIPGMETAAHYRTASPDRLGGDFYDVFPIGSGRFGFFLGDVCGKGPQAAAVTSLTRYTLRAAALHDPDPLAALSTLNKVLHERYADGDPRYCTAVVGTLDPDLTTGRTTVHLASGGHPPALVLRADGTAGFLATPGGLLIGVLPAAKFTAASTVLGPGDTLLLYTDGLTEARTGQDRTTLYGDEALREFVSGHAGRPPGTVIRALAGLLDEFADGLDDDTALLALGVPAPTPATGKPR
- a CDS encoding glutamate--cysteine ligase 2, with amino-acid sequence MRSVGVEEELLLVDARSGEPLALSGAVLAAADRSAGQRPGGGEPQGHTFEKELQKEQLEFATRPVTEMGQLLEEIIRQRAEAARHAESAGALVAALGTSPLPVRPSLNTGKRYEWVGEQFGLTAQEQLTCGCHVHVSVESDEEGVAVLDRIRPWLPVLTAMSANSPFWQGEDSGYGSYRSRVWNRLPSAGPTDLFGSADRYHEQVRAMLETGVLRDKGMVYFDARLSATYPTVEVRVADVCLEVSTPVLLAALVRGLVETAARAWRDGQPPARIGTGLLRLAAWRAGRSGLDGPLVNPVTMRETSPARAVEALHAHVREALADQGDDELVREGIARLLEHGNGARVQRGLLRTQGTLGAVATRCAEITAAARAAD
- a CDS encoding alpha/beta fold hydrolase → MDIDRRNNVTVTGNPQGPTVVLAHGFGCDQNMWRLTVPALIDDYRVVLFDYVGAGRSDLSAFSEDRYSSLAGYARDVVEVCEALDLRDAAFVGHSVSAMIGVLATGLAPERIGALVMVAPSPRYIDDGNYRGGFSAGDIDELLDSLESNYLGWSAAMAPVIMGNGDRPELGEELTNSFCATDPDMARVFARATFLSDSRDDLKSVSVPTLVLECVQDVIAPREVGDFVHRAIPGSELITLDATGHCPHLSAPEVTNEAITRFLAGLR